Genomic segment of Carassius auratus strain Wakin unplaced genomic scaffold, ASM336829v1 scaf_tig00215142, whole genome shotgun sequence:
TTTACTTTAGTTGTGCAGATCTGGGCTGAGGTTTTGCCCTTTGAGTGTAAGGTTTCACTGGCTGGGTGTTATTTTTGGTAAAAAactaaagattatgttccatgaagatattttgtaaatttccaaccgtaaatatatcaaaactttatttttcattagtaatgtgcattgctaagaacttcatttggacaagtttatggcgattttctcagttttttattttttattttttattttatttttagacttttttttgtggtccaggttcacatttGTGCTCATGATTTTACATACCACTTGCagaatatgcaaatatgttagtaattttaacaaaataagagagttcatgaaaatagcatattattttttttatatgctacCCTGAATAAGTTATTTCACATAACAGATGCTTATATGTActccaaaagaaaaaagaaaaacgatcccgttcaaaagtttacatacccttCGATCTTAATACTTTGTGTCGTTTCCTGGATGATCCaagttgttcatgagtcctgcGTTGGTCCTGAGCAGTTCAACTGCcttctgttcttcagaaaaatcccccAGCTCTTGCACGTTCtctggttttccagcatcttctgcatatctGAACATTTTGCAaaagtgactttatgattttgagatccatcaattcacactgaggacaactgagggactcaaatGAACATAAGGTTCAAATGCTCACCGAtgctacagaaagaaaaaaagggggtCATTTTGTCTTATGAGAAAAATGTAACTATCTTCTGTAGCctctgaagggcagtactaaataaataaataagaatatttaggcaaaataagtaaaatgtacaCATCTCCATTCTGCTCAAAAGTTTTCCACTTCTCTGTCATTTTCCTCCACTGCTGCTGGTCAAAGGAAACGCCCAACGGACAGGAagaattgatttaaaatataagactaaagaaaatatttcagttgcaTAGCCTACTGCATCTATATCTTATATAAAACCTTTATATAAAATACCTAACGTCTGTTCTGTTCGCAGGGTTCGAGTCAAGCAATTTCGCCCCAGCAACATGAGCGCATTCAGCCCGTTCTCTTCAGTCAAATAACACGACTTTATACTTTCCAAACGTCCGATAACTTTACCAAAAATGACCCGAAACAGGCGGGAAgggatatttttgaaaatatgactGCAAATTATTGTTTCTTCGCGGAGTTCGCGCGTTATGCATAATGTCTTTTTGCGGACAAGCGATGCGGGAGTCGTAAACGAAGTGTGCACACAGACGACACAGGTATTTACTtaacacaaaatatttctgttggcATGAAACGTTAACCATGGACATATATCTGGGATTATTAACAGATGCGATTCGAATACAATAAGGCCTATACAACAAGTAttgcaataattaatatttaggtCCACACACAGGAGAATCTGAGAAACAACAGCTAAAGTGTTACATTTGGATAGGAATTACGTTCTTTATAATGTTGCGTCACGTGTTAATTAAAGTTCAAAGACTGTTTAATTTTGTTAGCTCTGAATGATGCACATTAAGTTATAGTAGCTAAtgctaataaaaaagtatattataacatttagcaCACAACATAATCATGTTATAACACAAAGCGAATTATATCATGCTCATATAAAGCCCCTGTATTCAGATTTCAAACAGACatttgcaatattaataatgtctCGTCTGTCCGCTGATGTCTAATGCTTGCTCATTaagattaatataattatttcacgCTTTACATTAAACAGGTAAAATTCGCGACTTTAAAGAACTAATTTACCTGGCTGTTCATGAAGTTTGCGTTGTAAGTGTAACGTACAATACAAAGAGACTTTCCTATTAATTTAAAATCCCAAAAATGGCTTCGGGGAGAGCTTTACTGTTTACTCAATAGCAATCAATGGTTGCCAGGGCAACTCTGACACGTCACTATGGAATGTTCGTGGATGACGTCACTTTGGGCCGCTATAAAAGCTGATTTGGAATTGGAAAATTTTATTTCATCGTCGCTTGTTATGCGAGTAATATCACTGAGTGAATATCTGTCTGAACGAGTACGAAAATCTTGCTTAATCGTCTTTTCAAAAAAGACCAGAAATTCAGTTCGAAAATATCAAACGGCTCAAGAGCGATCTCTCTCAGAACTGTGTAAACGAGAACTGTTGAAAATCTCTGTAGAACAAGAGTTCTCCTTTAGGATCAGAGATGGCTTTTAACaagaatacatctttttcatcatcatcttcatcgtcCTCAGTTGTGGATGAAATGTCAGAGATGTCGCTGAGGAACACATCTCTGGACTCATCCGATGAGGATGTTTCCTCCAGTCACTGTACTGACAGGCTTGTGAAACATCAACTGCTGATGAACAAATTCCTGGACCTTCAGTACAGAGCCCGAGAGCGCCAGGAGGAGTTTCAGTCACTGCTGGAGCGATTTAACTATATACGTTAGTAATCTGGTTTTAGTTATACACTTAAACACATGTAGTTCAGTAGCCTACTCAGACCAATGAGTCGAATAGAGTGGTCAAGTTAATGGTCTTTAATTGGCCTGATTCTTCAAGCCCTCACAAAAAACTAGaacttcaaataataaaaaaagaatacaaatgaaTCAGACACTCATATTTAGGCATGTATTGGTATTCAGTTGTACCTAAATGCATTACAAACTGATTAACcagtaaaagtaacattttaaaactgataataaaataaaaataatagaagaaatattcataatttttgtgtttaaaactataaaatcaattataatattcatggctttttttcttaatttccaaACATTAAACAATCGACCCTTAACCTTATTTTTTGGACGGAGAACTGTAGAAAGCCCTTAAAACTTCTCTTTTGTTGACAAGCATTTCAGGAAAAATTAATGATGCCTAAGGCATTTACAGATTTACTCTAAAGCCCCAAATTGGGATCAGATGCAGAGATGAGATCTGCACTTGACTTTGAGACAAGCAGcgcatatatttaattaaatcacagccttAAATCACAGAGATTTGACAGTGACAACAAGCCATTTAATGATTCCAGTTTCATTTTGATAAACTGTGCAACCCTAAGCCATATATTGATCTTCTTTTTAATATCATCTAACTGTACTTAACAGTTAACGGTACTTATGTTTTACTTCTTGCAGAGGAATCGCTAGAATGGGAGATTGAAAAAGTGGAGAAATCCATGTTCAGCATGGAGTGGCTGGAGGACTTGCAGAAGATCATTGATGAGTTCCAGGCCAATATGGCAAACAATGTGAGCCGCCTTCGAGAGAGCTTCAGAAAAATGCAGGAGGTTGCCTCGAAAAAAGTTCTGACCGTGAAGGCAAAAGGTAagttaatgtacacacacaccatcattcATTAAAAAGCATATCTGAATCACTTTGGTTGCAGTGTGATCTAAAATGCTGTGTCAAGGTAGCTTACAGTGTAAAATGTGTTGGTTTTCAGGTAAACCAGGAAAAGATCTGGATGCCAAAGTAGTTAAAAGCATTCAGTCTCTGCCGACTTGTCCCACGGTAGCAGAATTGAAGGCAAATTCAACCGCTGCATCAACGTACTCATCAAATCTGATCATCGCCTTGAATAGCATCACCAAATCATCCTCCTGCAGTCCAGCCACAAGCAAGGCACTAAAACTATCAGCAGCGACCATTGAAAACCTCAACAAGGCATTTCAAGATCACTGCTTGGAAATTAAGACTCTCAagacacctaaaaaaaaaagcaaggtgGTTCAAGATGTGAACAGAGACGTCTTAGTTTCTCCCGTGCACCAAAGCGGATCTGCAGGTCAGCAGCAGAAGGTGAAAAAACTGCCTGCCTTTCCTGTGAAACCCAAGGCAGATGATTTTGGTTTCCCTCAGGTCAAAGAGCTTGTACGGGAGACAAATGTTGAAGTGTTGCCACTAGATAGACCAGTGATAACATTAGACACAGCTCCAAAAGACCTCCAGAGTCCGTCTGCTGATGACCCGTCTCCTCCTGGCCTTGCCAGGACTTTTGCTTTCCCCAAGATCACACGATCTGTCGAGGAGACAAAAGTTTCCACAGAGCAAAAGGCAAATGTCAAATCATCTGAAGAGACACAAGCTGATGCAGAGACGATGGAGAGAACAGAGACATCATTTGATGAGACGATGGCTCAGAAAAACCTTAAGTGTCCATTTCCTCCTAGCTTCCAACGTCCGTCCCCCGTCAGATCTTCTGCTCTTCCTCAGATTTTGCAGTCTGTGGAGGAACCAGAAGTTGATACGGAGACAATGGAGAGAACAGAGACACCATTTGAAGAGACAATGGTTCAGGAAGACCACCAAAGTCCATTTCCTCATGCCTTCCATCATCCATCCCCCGTCAGATCTTCTGCTCTTCCTCAGATTTTGCAGTCTGTGGAGGAACCAGAAGTTGATACAGAGACAATGGAGAGAACAGAGACACCTTTTGAAGAGACAATGGTTCAGGAAGACCACCAAAGTCC
This window contains:
- the LOC113093800 gene encoding uncharacterized protein LOC113093800 — protein: MAFNKNTSFSSSSSSSSVVDEMSEMSLRNTSLDSSDEDVSSSHCTDRLVKHQLLMNKFLDLQYRARERQEEFQSLLERFNYIQESLEWEIEKVEKSMFSMEWLEDLQKIIDEFQANMANNVSRLRESFRKMQEVASKKVLTVKAKGKPGKDLDAKVVKSIQSLPTCPTVAELKANSTAASTYSSNLIIALNSITKSSSCSPATSKALKLSAATIENLNKAFQDHCLEIKTLKTPKKKSKVVQDVNRDVLVSPVHQSGSAGQQQKVKKLPAFPVKPKADDFGFPQVKELVRETNVEVLPLDRPVITLDTAPKDLQSPSADDPSPPGLARTFAFPKITRSVEETKVSTEQKANVKSSEETQADAETMERTETSFDETMAQKNLKCPFPPSFQRPSPVRSSALPQILQSVEEPEVDTETMERTETPFEETMVQEDHQSPFPHAFHHPSPVRSSALPQILQSVEEPEVDTETMERTETPFEETMVQEDHQSPFPHSFRPPSLVRSFALSQISQSVEETKVCAMSAVERQSLSSVHTHPSSSVKLPKIQTQAKPSLQKSEKPETHKYDSAVSGSIEEQYMKNSEEDGDKLLHASMKDPSFIIDIKAQENNLQQLDRAFQNNNISSEMYNLCRGTVNQTLKSVELRLGCLLRRYIKHVQMKQLRKTLDGNFKATRNLRDGLEFKKVHSQLCKFDHFQQSVNKIWDAKQASTDETRELCIARTAHLYQQVNAVHGLHLTGISFVQRLVSLPLLTVTPVRFSSNLCPSPPRGPRTSPSRASPARHPQIHPKPLHHTTRNTPGSFLKISHIQ